Proteins from a single region of Cytophagaceae bacterium:
- a CDS encoding VCBS repeat-containing protein: MRQILVLIIFLPIIFSCRKSQNEASSPPQETKLSGEELSKIHCASCHKYPDPAQLPTEFWVSSVLPNMSYRLGVGDYFGELMSKSSDESNLILENGIYQTSPLLHQKDWEKIVEFYKNNSPKEFPKIPSKIVTELTAFKVQNIDYKGNEIIMSQFDPVQNSIFISEAVSKDLFELKSSEKKSLNPGNKFPIVDFDNHSKYGKVWLEIGNMNPNDLKQGKLRTANKVLLDSLKRPVDLLLADMNGDKTDDFVISSFGNHLGSLSWYDGLNFTKHPLLELPGARVSYFIDLDHDGLKDVLALMTQARESIVFFKNKGKGEFEMQNLLEFLPNYGSSYFEMADIDLDNDLDIIYTNGDNADLSITLKPYHGLRIFVNDGKNNFTEKYFYPQNGASKVLARDFDMDGDLDLASISYFPDHTKSESFLFFENKGNIKFEVKTLSYFSKIKILTLDAGDFDKDGDLDIVLGGFDRSLEANSRKSKNVFVLLNKKIKR; encoded by the coding sequence ATGAGGCAGATTTTAGTTTTAATAATTTTTTTGCCAATAATATTTTCCTGTAGAAAAAGTCAAAATGAGGCATCTTCACCTCCTCAGGAAACCAAACTTAGCGGTGAAGAGCTGTCAAAGATTCATTGTGCAAGTTGCCATAAATATCCTGACCCTGCTCAGCTTCCAACAGAGTTTTGGGTAAGTTCTGTGTTGCCAAATATGAGTTATAGATTAGGTGTCGGGGATTATTTTGGCGAATTGATGTCCAAATCTTCTGATGAATCCAATCTAATATTAGAAAATGGTATTTATCAGACATCTCCTTTATTGCATCAAAAAGATTGGGAGAAAATAGTGGAGTTTTATAAAAATAATTCACCGAAAGAATTTCCAAAAATACCCTCAAAGATTGTAACTGAGCTAACCGCTTTTAAGGTTCAAAATATTGATTACAAGGGGAATGAAATCATTATGAGCCAGTTTGATCCGGTTCAAAATTCTATTTTTATTTCAGAAGCGGTTTCAAAAGATTTATTTGAGTTAAAATCTTCGGAGAAAAAAAGCCTTAATCCTGGCAACAAATTTCCTATTGTGGATTTTGATAATCATTCAAAATATGGCAAAGTATGGCTCGAAATAGGAAATATGAACCCTAACGACCTGAAACAAGGAAAACTCCGGACAGCAAACAAAGTTCTGCTAGATTCGCTCAAGCGACCGGTTGACTTGCTTCTTGCTGACATGAATGGCGATAAAACTGATGACTTTGTGATTTCATCATTCGGCAATCACCTGGGAAGTCTAAGCTGGTACGATGGACTCAATTTTACCAAACATCCGCTGTTGGAGCTACCTGGAGCCAGAGTTTCCTATTTTATTGACCTTGACCACGATGGCCTCAAAGACGTGTTGGCTCTCATGACTCAAGCCCGGGAATCAATAGTATTTTTTAAAAACAAAGGCAAAGGGGAGTTTGAAATGCAAAATCTGCTTGAATTTTTGCCCAATTATGGCTCAAGCTATTTTGAAATGGCAGACATTGACCTGGACAATGACCTCGATATTATTTATACCAATGGCGACAATGCCGATTTGTCTATTACCTTGAAGCCATATCATGGACTGAGAATTTTTGTAAATGATGGAAAAAATAATTTTACAGAAAAATATTTCTATCCGCAAAATGGAGCTTCCAAAGTTTTGGCGAGAGATTTTGATATGGACGGTGATCTGGATTTAGCAAGCATCTCCTATTTTCCGGATCATACCAAAAGTGAAAGTTTTCTATTTTTTGAGAATAAAGGAAATATCAAATTTGAAGTAAAAACATTAAGTTACTTTTCAAAAATAAAAATTCTCACACTTGATGCCGGGGATTTTGACAAAGACGGCGACTTAGATATTGTTTTGGGAGGCTTTGACAGAAGTTTAGAGGCAAATTCCCGAAAATCAAAGAATGTTTTTGTATTATTGAACAAAAAAATTAAGCGATAA